In Croceicoccus sp. Ery15, a genomic segment contains:
- a CDS encoding DUF748 domain-containing protein codes for MKTWVRRSVIALASVAALVGLYALAGYYLVPKMVRSMATDWTQEELGKTLTMGEVAFDPFTLTLDIADAAIAGPTNANGAKPMVAASHLRIDAQASSLFTGTYHLKEFTVEAPYADAVLYPDGTLNLIELMPETDPDEPFPSLRIDRFTIDRGHLDFADHSKTDRPAKALKPISFTLLDFQTDSSDGGQFNFDAKSVRGEALAWRGTASMAPVASKGALTLDDLQMETVAKFFGDYLPVGLDAGSASLALNYDFAFRDGAMAVRADMPEISLSGMEISGRPGMFSGAVGLASVETSLRGIRWQDGGMTAKVPMVAVKDLRVAGPGESADNAAIAVPELRVADIAIDQPASRLTIASLVIAEPSMAVRREADGSISLMKMMPASLPQAAPAPANDNGAAGWTVELGEARVENARLAVEDRAVSPVARFNVAPVNIAARDLGSDMARAASVELDGKLDGRTAFRASGNVTPATLDADIDFQMAGLSIDQLRPYMPAMQGMEVRSALMGAAGKIRVAGGDATKARFNGRMRVDNLAVNDAASGASLVAWRSFALNGMDYAPGRLTIANGLLVEPVGRVEILADGTYNFTGATGFAPAPTGADGPTVGDAAIAEAEPAIAVPPAIAKPEQAGEGVSLVELPASSATGENYRVVDGQIMPQVAGFTSAPVPASTPAPVRAGGASAMPDMDITLRRLDVRNGTVGFADYAIEPNFQAQIQSLSGLLTNITTSPGQLTQVDLEGFVVDRFSPATIAGTMDVFGYDRQTDMNVVFRNIELPVFNPYSGRYAGYAIARGKLTADFTYHIENRALQAEHLVIIDQLKWGDPTESQEKAPFPVRLAASLLKDKDGVIKLDVPVKGTLDDPTFRVGPIIWQIVGNLIEKAITAPFRLLGSLFAGAEDAKVVDFAPGNAELPAASGEAIAALSKAMADREELQLDIPAGPGIREDAVAIADERIDALMLAKEIEDGEVPDLASLSVDKRYDRMKKIYKDRTGTKPEPPDFETGLKDGSIPAPVDGSGEDAGELDGGNARKYLETDWMREELRPSFMPTDAELDELGMARARAVRDALLADGTVAPERVFTNTDLAVSAHEDFARLELQIK; via the coding sequence ATGAAAACTTGGGTGCGCAGGTCGGTCATCGCGCTGGCGTCGGTGGCGGCGCTGGTGGGGCTCTATGCGCTGGCGGGCTATTATCTGGTGCCGAAAATGGTCCGCAGCATGGCGACCGACTGGACGCAGGAGGAGCTGGGCAAGACACTGACGATGGGCGAAGTCGCCTTCGACCCCTTTACCCTAACGCTCGATATTGCCGATGCCGCCATTGCCGGGCCGACGAATGCGAACGGGGCAAAGCCCATGGTCGCGGCCAGCCATCTGCGCATCGACGCGCAGGCGTCCTCGCTGTTCACGGGCACCTATCACCTCAAGGAATTTACGGTCGAGGCACCCTATGCCGATGCGGTGCTTTATCCTGACGGCACGCTCAATCTGATAGAGCTGATGCCCGAAACCGATCCGGACGAACCGTTCCCCTCGCTGCGGATCGACCGTTTCACCATCGACCGCGGACATCTGGACTTTGCCGATCACAGCAAGACCGACAGGCCTGCCAAGGCGCTGAAGCCGATCAGCTTTACCCTGCTGGATTTCCAGACCGACAGCAGCGACGGCGGCCAGTTCAACTTCGATGCCAAAAGCGTGCGGGGAGAAGCGCTGGCATGGCGCGGCACGGCGTCCATGGCGCCCGTCGCGTCGAAAGGCGCGCTGACGCTTGACGATCTGCAGATGGAAACCGTCGCCAAGTTCTTTGGCGATTATCTGCCGGTGGGTCTGGATGCAGGCAGCGCCAGCCTTGCCCTGAATTACGATTTCGCCTTTCGCGACGGGGCAATGGCCGTGCGGGCCGATATGCCCGAAATCAGCCTGTCGGGAATGGAAATCAGCGGCAGGCCCGGCATGTTCAGCGGCGCGGTCGGCCTGGCCAGCGTGGAAACCTCTTTGCGTGGGATACGCTGGCAGGATGGCGGGATGACCGCGAAAGTGCCGATGGTCGCGGTAAAGGACCTGCGCGTCGCGGGACCGGGCGAAAGCGCGGATAATGCTGCCATCGCCGTGCCCGAATTGCGCGTGGCCGATATCGCCATCGACCAGCCCGCATCGCGCCTGACCATCGCCAGCCTTGTGATTGCCGAACCCAGCATGGCGGTCCGGCGCGAGGCGGATGGCTCGATCAGCCTGATGAAGATGATGCCCGCATCATTACCGCAAGCCGCACCCGCACCCGCAAATGACAATGGCGCGGCAGGCTGGACCGTCGAACTGGGCGAGGCACGGGTCGAAAATGCGCGCCTTGCGGTCGAGGATCGCGCCGTCTCTCCCGTCGCGCGGTTCAATGTCGCACCCGTCAATATCGCGGCGCGCGATCTGGGCAGCGATATGGCGCGCGCAGCCTCGGTCGAGCTCGACGGCAAGCTTGACGGGCGCACCGCCTTTCGCGCCAGCGGCAATGTGACCCCCGCGACGCTGGATGCCGATATCGATTTCCAGATGGCGGGCCTCTCGATCGATCAGCTGCGGCCCTATATGCCCGCGATGCAGGGGATGGAGGTGCGCAGCGCGCTGATGGGCGCGGCGGGCAAGATCCGCGTGGCGGGCGGCGATGCCACCAAGGCGCGGTTCAACGGCAGGATGCGGGTCGATAATCTGGCAGTCAACGATGCGGCATCGGGCGCGTCGCTGGTCGCATGGCGCAGCTTTGCGCTGAACGGCATGGATTATGCGCCCGGACGGCTGACCATCGCCAACGGCCTGCTGGTCGAGCCTGTGGGACGGGTCGAGATACTGGCCGACGGCACCTACAACTTTACCGGAGCTACCGGATTCGCGCCTGCCCCGACCGGCGCCGATGGCCCCACCGTTGGCGATGCCGCGATCGCCGAAGCGGAACCTGCCATTGCCGTGCCGCCCGCTATCGCAAAGCCCGAACAGGCCGGCGAAGGCGTATCGCTGGTCGAATTGCCCGCATCCAGTGCCACGGGCGAGAATTACCGTGTGGTCGACGGGCAAATCATGCCGCAAGTGGCAGGTTTTACGTCCGCGCCTGTGCCCGCATCGACACCCGCGCCGGTGAGGGCAGGCGGCGCATCGGCCATGCCCGATATGGATATCACCCTTAGGCGGCTGGACGTGCGCAACGGCACGGTGGGATTTGCGGACTATGCGATCGAGCCCAATTTTCAGGCACAGATCCAGTCGCTCTCCGGCTTGCTCACCAATATCACCACCAGTCCGGGCCAGCTGACGCAAGTGGATCTGGAAGGTTTCGTCGTCGACCGGTTCTCGCCCGCGACAATTGCGGGGACGATGGATGTGTTCGGCTATGACCGGCAAACAGACATGAACGTGGTGTTCCGCAATATCGAACTGCCTGTCTTCAATCCCTATTCGGGTCGCTATGCCGGCTATGCCATTGCGCGTGGCAAGCTGACGGCGGATTTCACCTATCATATCGAAAACCGTGCCTTGCAGGCCGAACATCTGGTTATCATCGATCAGCTGAAATGGGGCGATCCGACCGAAAGCCAGGAAAAGGCCCCGTTCCCCGTGCGGCTTGCCGCGTCGCTGCTGAAAGACAAGGACGGGGTGATCAAGCTGGACGTGCCGGTAAAGGGCACGCTGGACGACCCGACCTTCCGCGTCGGGCCGATCATCTGGCAGATCGTGGGCAATTTGATCGAAAAGGCGATCACCGCGCCCTTCCGTCTGCTGGGTTCGCTGTTCGCAGGGGCAGAGGATGCGAAAGTCGTCGATTTCGCGCCCGGCAACGCCGAACTGCCCGCCGCTTCGGGAGAGGCGATTGCCGCCCTGTCGAAAGCCATGGCGGACCGCGAGGAACTGCAGCTTGATATCCCCGCAGGCCCCGGCATTCGCGAGGATGCGGTCGCCATCGCGGACGAGCGGATCGATGCGCTGATGCTGGCCAAAGAGATCGAGGATGGCGAGGTGCCCGATCTTGCCAGCCTGTCGGTCGACAAGCGCTATGACCGGATGAAAAAGATCTACAAGGACCGCACCGGCACCAAGCCGGAGCCGCCCGATTTCGAAACCGGCCTGAAAGACGGCAGCATCCCCGCGCCAGTCGACGGTTCGGGCGAGGATGCGGGGGAGCTGGATGGCGGCAATGCGCGCAAATATCTGGAAACCGACTGGATGAGAGAGGAATTGCGCCCGTCCTTCATGCCGACCGACGCCGAACTGGACGAGTTGGGCATGGCCCGTGCCCGCGCGGTGCGCGATGCGTTGCTGGCCGACGGCACGGTCGCGCCCGAACGCGTGTTCACAAACACCGATCTGGCCGTTTCGGCGCATGAGGATTTTGCGCGGCTGGAATTGCAGATCAAGTGA
- a CDS encoding LD-carboxypeptidase — protein MRQAWRPSGAAGAACYGAMMASRRTILGAAAGMALGGGFPALAKPARLATRLPPRLRTGDIVALVEPASPLEDPSQIAEVADMVRAMGLRPKLAPHVGAVEGYLAGTDDERASDINAMIADPDVRALFAVRGGWGSARILPLIDWNAVRADPKLLIGFSDITGLHLAFAARAGFPTLHAPNAGGRWPADSWNSLWWLAFAGSAPVLDLRRHGGWPHPEFAVLSDGVAQGRLLGGNLSVLSALIGTPWMPDMRGAVLFLEDVGEAPYRIDRMMSQLALSGMLAEVAGVIFGQCTNCAARTADSVSVADVMRHHLGALGVPVCIGANIGHVANQLSLPSGAQVRLDAGQGTLAILQAIVA, from the coding sequence TTGCGGCAGGCATGGCGGCCATCTGGCGCTGCGGGCGCGGCGTGCTATGGCGCGATGATGGCAAGCAGGCGGACGATCTTGGGGGCAGCGGCGGGAATGGCGCTGGGCGGCGGTTTCCCGGCTCTTGCGAAACCGGCCCGCCTGGCGACACGCCTGCCTCCGCGCTTGCGCACGGGCGATATTGTCGCGCTGGTCGAACCGGCCAGCCCGCTGGAGGACCCGTCGCAAATTGCCGAGGTGGCCGATATGGTCCGCGCCATGGGGCTGCGCCCGAAACTGGCGCCTCATGTCGGCGCGGTCGAAGGCTATCTGGCGGGCACCGACGATGAACGCGCATCCGACATCAATGCGATGATCGCCGATCCCGACGTGCGCGCCCTGTTCGCGGTGCGCGGCGGCTGGGGCAGTGCGCGTATCCTGCCGCTGATCGACTGGAACGCGGTGCGGGCCGATCCGAAACTGCTGATCGGCTTTTCCGACATCACCGGCCTGCATCTGGCCTTTGCCGCGCGCGCCGGTTTTCCCACGCTGCATGCCCCCAATGCGGGCGGTCGCTGGCCTGCGGATAGCTGGAACAGCCTGTGGTGGTTGGCCTTTGCCGGTTCGGCCCCCGTGCTGGATTTGCGGCGACATGGCGGCTGGCCGCACCCCGAGTTCGCAGTGCTGTCGGACGGGGTGGCACAGGGGCGGCTGCTGGGCGGCAATCTGTCGGTCCTGTCGGCGCTGATTGGCACGCCATGGATGCCCGACATGCGCGGCGCGGTACTGTTTCTGGAGGATGTGGGCGAGGCCCCCTATCGCATCGACCGGATGATGAGCCAGCTTGCGCTTTCGGGCATGCTGGCAGAGGTGGCGGGCGTGATATTCGGGCAGTGCACCAATTGCGCCGCGCGCACCGCCGACAGCGTCAGCGTGGCCGATGTGATGCGCCACCATCTGGGTGCGCTGGGCGTGCCGGTGTGCATCGGGGCCAATATCGGCCATGTGGCGAACCAGCTGAGCCTGCCGTCGGGCGCGCAAGTGCGCCTTGACGCGGGGCAGGGCACGCTGGCGATATTGCAGGCGATCGTCGCCTGA
- a CDS encoding patatin-like phospholipase family protein: MPHTVHHLDVALQGGGAHGAFTWGVLDFLLEQKNIRIGAVSGASAGALNAAVLASGLAIGGPEEAGRRLWAFWKALNRSGRDAGPMIPMAEAFPFAFEAMSEWWTAMFKDISLPTSPELGRPAQDILRRLIDEFVDFDAIRSKGAPLVFVSATNARTGGAHIFRNADLSTDALLASACLPLLFPPVRINGADYWDGGYSANPPIIPLVQDSANDDLLLVTINPITRDTTPHSPAGIANRITELGFNQTLIKELRGLDLMQKAVLHLRPTNGLLGSLQRLRIHEIHDQPLLAGMDPESKLLPVWRMLITLQCAGRRSAKEWLRKKGRQLGKASTVDLTDRYGPS, from the coding sequence ATGCCCCACACGGTCCATCATCTCGACGTGGCGCTTCAGGGCGGCGGGGCGCATGGCGCGTTTACATGGGGCGTGCTCGATTTCCTGCTGGAACAAAAGAATATCCGCATCGGCGCGGTCAGCGGGGCCAGTGCGGGCGCGCTGAATGCCGCGGTGCTGGCGTCGGGGCTGGCCATCGGCGGTCCGGAAGAAGCCGGACGACGGCTGTGGGCGTTCTGGAAGGCGCTGAACCGTTCGGGCCGTGACGCGGGGCCGATGATCCCCATGGCCGAGGCATTCCCCTTTGCCTTTGAGGCAATGAGCGAATGGTGGACCGCGATGTTCAAGGACATATCGCTGCCCACATCGCCCGAATTGGGCCGTCCCGCGCAGGATATATTGCGCCGTCTGATCGATGAATTCGTCGATTTCGACGCGATCAGATCGAAAGGCGCGCCGCTGGTCTTCGTATCGGCCACCAATGCGCGCACCGGCGGGGCGCATATTTTCCGCAATGCCGATCTGTCGACCGATGCGCTGCTTGCCTCGGCCTGCCTTCCGCTGCTGTTTCCGCCGGTCCGGATCAATGGCGCGGATTACTGGGACGGCGGTTACAGTGCCAATCCGCCGATCATCCCGCTGGTGCAGGACAGCGCGAACGACGATCTGCTGCTGGTCACCATCAACCCGATCACGCGCGACACCACGCCGCACAGCCCCGCAGGGATCGCCAATCGCATTACCGAGCTGGGTTTCAACCAGACCCTGATCAAGGAATTGCGCGGGCTGGACCTGATGCAAAAGGCGGTTTTGCACCTGCGGCCCACGAATGGCCTGCTGGGCAGCCTGCAACGGCTGCGCATTCACGAGATTCACGATCAGCCTTTATTGGCGGGGATGGATCCGGAATCGAAACTGCTGCCGGTGTGGCGCATGCTGATCACCTTGCAATGCGCGGGTCGCCGCTCGGCCAAAGAATGGCTGCGCAAAAAGGGGCGGCAACTGGGTAAGGCCAGCACGGTGGACCTGACCGACCGTTACGGGCCTTCGTAA
- a CDS encoding site-specific DNA-methyltransferase — protein MREQADRQDETQAFLAGLPQPAASRGQDVSLEWKGRGQWLEGGLGHDDRAAPRLYRDPVREPQEVARLLSPKLLTDFARWDGGDMPQPCTHLDLNDNLLVQGENLQVLATLRHRYRGRVTLIYIDPPYNTASGSFAYNDRFTRADWLGFMRARLLFARDLLAPDGSIYVNIDFNEAHYLKVLMDEVFGPANFQREIIWRIGWLSGFKTRAQNFIRNHDTILFYSQDAQRMKFNKAYLGPDDFAPRFKPAEAAQLSSLLEGEGLAKTAVRRVMKAAQTIGLPARYPVEDVWNASNYDRLNSVAITSYAGESVSKLLGTPDVKGQKSEALLKRIIEASTDPGDIVLDFFAGSGSTAAAAHKLGRRWIGVEQMGYAGTITLERMKKVVAGDNVGISKRTGWKGGGSFVFCRLADWRDRVAEQGLARRARDLGWLLHDGQGGLWDWAAFDTLPVAQRRAALSLALAANAMPVDFAFADDTELALPPAERAINAALQG, from the coding sequence ATGCGGGAACAGGCGGACAGGCAGGACGAAACGCAGGCATTTCTGGCCGGCCTGCCGCAGCCTGCCGCCAGCCGCGGGCAGGATGTGTCGCTGGAATGGAAAGGGCGCGGCCAATGGCTTGAAGGGGGGCTTGGCCACGACGATCGGGCTGCCCCGCGCCTCTACCGCGATCCTGTGCGCGAGCCGCAGGAAGTCGCCCGCCTGCTATCGCCCAAGCTGCTGACGGATTTCGCCCGATGGGACGGCGGCGACATGCCGCAGCCCTGCACGCATCTGGATCTGAACGACAATCTGCTGGTTCAGGGCGAAAACCTGCAAGTCCTTGCCACGTTGCGCCACCGTTATCGCGGCAGGGTTACGCTGATCTATATCGACCCGCCCTATAACACGGCCAGCGGGTCCTTTGCCTATAACGACCGGTTCACGCGGGCCGACTGGCTGGGCTTCATGCGCGCCCGCCTGCTGTTCGCGCGCGACCTGCTGGCACCCGACGGCAGCATCTATGTGAACATCGATTTCAACGAGGCGCATTATCTGAAAGTGCTGATGGACGAAGTGTTCGGCCCGGCCAATTTCCAGCGCGAAATTATCTGGCGCATCGGCTGGCTTTCCGGCTTCAAGACGCGGGCACAAAATTTCATCCGCAATCACGACACGATCCTGTTCTACAGCCAAGACGCGCAGCGGATGAAGTTCAACAAGGCCTATCTGGGCCCCGACGATTTCGCCCCGCGCTTCAAACCGGCAGAGGCGGCGCAGCTGTCATCGCTGCTGGAGGGTGAGGGCCTGGCCAAAACCGCCGTGCGCCGCGTGATGAAAGCCGCGCAAACCATCGGCCTGCCCGCCCGCTATCCGGTCGAGGATGTGTGGAACGCCAGCAATTACGACCGGCTGAATTCGGTCGCCATCACATCCTATGCGGGCGAAAGCGTGTCGAAACTGCTGGGCACACCCGATGTGAAGGGCCAGAAGTCCGAAGCACTGCTGAAACGCATTATCGAGGCCTCGACCGATCCGGGCGATATCGTGCTGGATTTCTTCGCCGGATCGGGCAGCACCGCCGCCGCCGCGCACAAGCTCGGCCGCCGCTGGATTGGTGTGGAGCAGATGGGTTACGCGGGCACCATCACGCTGGAACGCATGAAGAAAGTGGTCGCGGGCGACAATGTCGGCATCTCGAAACGCACCGGCTGGAAAGGTGGCGGCTCGTTCGTGTTCTGCCGACTGGCCGACTGGCGCGACCGCGTGGCGGAGCAGGGTTTAGCCAGACGTGCGCGCGATCTGGGCTGGCTGCTCCATGATGGCCAGGGCGGTCTGTGGGACTGGGCGGCGTTCGACACGCTGCCCGTCGCACAAAGGCGCGCGGCGCTGTCCTTGGCGCTGGCGGCCAATGCCATGCCGGTGGACTTCGCATTCGCGGACGATACCGAACTGGCATTGCCGCCCGCCGAACGCGCGATCAACGCGGCGTTGCAGGGCTAG
- the ribA gene encoding GTP cyclohydrolase II has product MSAPSPSRRTAQAVDALRHGWPVRIAGGDGALLLMPAETGHDAGDTAAGRLLISAARAATLKLINQKDAAVPDAPALIRAAEPFTLQGARELADPSRDLANPLSGPFRAEPLQSGEAAKAAMALARIAGILPAFLVAPEPAGEAVELSASDIAAFEDPARLTVQARAHLPTHAAEQAEIVAFRAPDDLREHVALVIGRQNAERVPLVRLHSECLTGDVLGSLKCDCGPQLDAALAAMAEESAQGGWGVLLYLRQEGRGIGLINKLRAYRLQDQGFDTVDANNRLGLPTDARDFPVAARMLDLLGVRRIRLLTNNPMKVDTLAALGVEVAERVPHALPANPHNARYLDTKRDRTGHLL; this is encoded by the coding sequence ATGAGTGCTCCCTCTCCCTCTCGCCGGACGGCGCAGGCAGTGGATGCGCTGCGCCATGGCTGGCCGGTGCGGATCGCGGGCGGGGATGGCGCATTGCTGCTGATGCCTGCGGAAACGGGGCATGACGCGGGCGACACGGCGGCGGGGCGATTGCTGATCTCGGCCGCGCGGGCGGCGACTCTCAAGCTGATCAACCAGAAAGACGCCGCCGTTCCCGATGCGCCCGCGCTGATCCGCGCGGCAGAGCCCTTCACGCTGCAGGGTGCGCGCGAACTGGCCGATCCCTCGCGCGATCTGGCCAATCCGCTGTCGGGCCCGTTTCGCGCCGAGCCGCTTCAATCGGGCGAGGCCGCAAAGGCCGCCATGGCGCTGGCGCGCATCGCGGGCATATTGCCTGCCTTTCTGGTCGCGCCCGAGCCTGCGGGCGAAGCGGTGGAGCTGAGCGCCAGCGACATCGCCGCGTTCGAGGATCCGGCCCGCCTGACCGTGCAGGCCCGCGCCCATCTGCCCACCCATGCGGCCGAACAGGCGGAGATCGTCGCCTTTCGGGCGCCCGACGATCTGCGCGAACATGTAGCGCTGGTGATCGGCAGGCAGAACGCCGAACGCGTGCCACTGGTCCGGCTGCACAGCGAATGCCTGACGGGCGATGTGCTGGGCAGCCTGAAGTGCGATTGCGGCCCGCAATTGGATGCCGCGCTGGCCGCCATGGCAGAGGAATCGGCGCAAGGCGGCTGGGGCGTGCTGCTCTATCTGCGGCAGGAAGGGCGCGGGATTGGCCTGATCAACAAGCTGCGCGCCTATCGCCTGCAGGATCAGGGGTTCGACACGGTCGATGCCAATAACCGGCTGGGCCTGCCCACCGACGCGCGCGATTTTCCCGTGGCGGCGCGCATGCTGGACCTTTTGGGTGTGCGGCGGATCAGATTATTGACGAACAACCCGATGAAGGTCGACACGCTGGCCGCGCTGGGTGTCGAGGTGGCCGAACGCGTGCCCCATGCCTTGCCCGCGAACCCGCACAACGCCCGCTATCTCGACACCAAGCGCGACCGGACAGGGCATCTGCTGTAG
- the xth gene encoding exodeoxyribonuclease III — protein sequence MVTIATWNINSVRLRLDQVERFLTEQQPDVLCLQEIKVAEHLFPHAAFERLGYTHRAVHGQKGYHGVATVSKLPLAELTRHDWQDNGEARHVGVEIGGAGKGLLLENVYIPAGGDEPDREINPKFGQKLDFLERMAFWADTVDRPSLIVGDFNVAPLEHDVWSHKALLKVVSHTPIEVEALDRFRNAHGWVDIGREYVAPEEKSYSWWSYRNKDWKASNRGRRLDHMWASPDLAAQARDHRVLLDCRDWERPSDHIPLITSFEL from the coding sequence ATGGTCACCATCGCAACCTGGAACATCAATTCCGTCCGCCTCCGCCTCGATCAGGTCGAGCGTTTTCTGACAGAGCAGCAACCCGACGTGTTGTGCCTGCAGGAGATCAAGGTGGCCGAACATCTGTTCCCACATGCCGCCTTCGAACGCCTTGGCTATACCCACCGCGCGGTGCACGGGCAAAAGGGCTATCACGGTGTCGCCACCGTTTCGAAACTGCCTTTGGCCGAACTGACCCGGCACGACTGGCAGGACAATGGCGAGGCGCGGCATGTCGGCGTAGAGATCGGCGGCGCCGGCAAGGGGCTGCTGCTGGAGAATGTGTATATTCCGGCTGGCGGCGACGAGCCCGACCGCGAGATCAATCCCAAGTTCGGCCAGAAGCTCGACTTCCTTGAACGCATGGCGTTCTGGGCCGACACGGTGGACCGTCCCAGCCTGATCGTCGGCGATTTCAACGTCGCCCCGCTGGAACATGACGTGTGGAGCCACAAGGCACTGCTGAAAGTTGTCAGTCATACGCCCATAGAGGTCGAGGCGCTGGACCGTTTCAGGAATGCCCACGGCTGGGTCGACATCGGCCGCGAATATGTCGCGCCCGAGGAAAAGAGCTATAGCTGGTGGAGCTATCGCAACAAGGACTGGAAGGCGTCCAACCGCGGGCGGCGGCTGGATCACATGTGGGCCTCGCCCGATCTGGCGGCGCAGGCGCGCGATCATCGCGTGCTGCTGGATTGCCGCGATTGGGAGCGCCCGTCGGACCATATTCCGCTGATCACCAGCTTCGAGCTTTGA
- a CDS encoding outer-membrane lipoprotein carrier protein LolA, whose product MFSNARPGRTLALAAAASLAMPAALAFPAAPATASSASQAQDDLARAVAALRAIKTMSADFVQVDRNGQQLTGKMVLKRPGKIRFEYQKDVPVLIVSDGSRLTMLDYEVRQKQVWPISNSPLGALLDPDKDVMRYGRLMPVRHPDLISVQVKDPKHPEYGTITLIFNKNASAPGGLELESWVSVDSQNKITKIFLDNQRYGIPVSDGTFAFKDVRPRQKR is encoded by the coding sequence ATGTTTTCAAACGCTCGCCCCGGGCGCACGCTCGCCCTTGCTGCCGCTGCTTCGCTGGCCATGCCCGCCGCGCTGGCCTTTCCAGCAGCACCCGCCACCGCCAGCTCTGCCTCACAGGCACAGGACGATCTGGCCCGCGCCGTCGCAGCGCTTCGCGCCATCAAGACGATGAGCGCGGATTTCGTGCAGGTCGACCGCAACGGTCAGCAGCTGACCGGCAAGATGGTACTGAAGCGCCCCGGCAAGATCCGCTTCGAATATCAAAAGGACGTCCCCGTCCTGATCGTCTCCGACGGTTCGCGGCTGACCATGCTGGATTACGAAGTCCGGCAAAAGCAGGTCTGGCCAATCAGCAACAGTCCGCTGGGCGCCCTGCTTGACCCTGACAAGGATGTGATGCGCTATGGCAGGCTGATGCCGGTGCGCCATCCCGATCTGATCAGCGTGCAGGTCAAGGATCCCAAGCATCCCGAATACGGGACGATTACCCTGATCTTCAACAAGAACGCATCGGCCCCCGGCGGGCTGGAACTGGAAAGTTGGGTCTCGGTTGATTCCCAAAACAAGATCACCAAGATCTTTCTTGACAACCAGCGCTATGGAATCCCCGTCAGCGACGGCACTTTTGCATTCAAGGATGTCCGTCCGAGGCAGAAACGCTGA
- the rpmG gene encoding 50S ribosomal protein L33, translating into MAKPATVKIRLVSTADTGFFYVTKKNPRNMTEKMVQRKYDPVVRKHVEFKEAKIK; encoded by the coding sequence ATGGCGAAGCCCGCAACTGTCAAGATCCGGCTGGTCTCCACCGCCGATACCGGCTTCTTCTATGTGACCAAGAAGAACCCGCGCAACATGACCGAGAAGATGGTGCAGCGTAAGTACGACCCCGTCGTTCGCAAGCACGTCGAATTCAAGGAAGCCAAGATCAAGTGA
- a CDS encoding GlsB/YeaQ/YmgE family stress response membrane protein yields MGIIIMIIVGGIIGWLASIVMRTDAQQGILLNVVVGIAGALLAGLVAGGNTILNGFNLTALLFSFLGAVVLLAIVNLFRRGTVR; encoded by the coding sequence ATGGGCATTATTATCATGATCATCGTCGGCGGCATCATCGGCTGGCTTGCCAGCATCGTCATGCGCACCGACGCACAGCAGGGTATCCTGCTGAATGTGGTCGTCGGCATCGCCGGCGCGCTTCTGGCCGGTCTGGTGGCCGGTGGGAACACCATTCTGAACGGCTTTAACCTGACGGCACTGCTGTTCTCGTTCCTGGGGGCAGTCGTCCTGCTGGCGATCGTCAACCTGTTCCGTCGCGGCACCGTCCGCTAA